The following coding sequences lie in one Phycicoccus duodecadis genomic window:
- a CDS encoding DUF4191 family protein, producing MSDAPEKKPGRIAEIRQAYSAIKSLDPQIGWWMLGAAVLTAAVVVGIGAIFGGGWLIYAALVAIPAAALAAVVVMNRRGNGAMYKALDGKVGAAGATLTGLGKRGWYANQEPVAVDGARGTRAQDLAGAALVFRALGRPGVVLIGEGPVGRVGKLLKQEEKKVARVAPGVPVHLWTVGDGDGQVPVRKIAGKLTRMKPVLSKQEVSVVNKRLTSLGGIRPPIPKGVDPTKARMDRKAMRGR from the coding sequence GTGTCCGACGCACCCGAGAAGAAGCCCGGCCGGATCGCCGAGATCCGCCAGGCCTACAGCGCCATCAAGTCCCTCGACCCGCAGATCGGGTGGTGGATGCTCGGCGCCGCCGTGCTCACGGCCGCGGTCGTCGTCGGCATCGGCGCGATCTTCGGCGGCGGCTGGCTGATCTACGCCGCGCTCGTCGCCATCCCCGCTGCGGCCCTGGCCGCGGTCGTGGTGATGAACCGGCGCGGCAACGGCGCCATGTACAAGGCGCTCGACGGCAAGGTGGGCGCGGCCGGCGCCACTCTGACGGGCCTGGGCAAGCGCGGCTGGTACGCGAACCAGGAGCCGGTGGCCGTCGATGGCGCGCGCGGCACCCGGGCGCAGGACCTTGCGGGCGCGGCGCTGGTGTTCCGGGCGCTGGGCCGCCCCGGGGTCGTGCTCATCGGTGAGGGCCCGGTCGGCCGGGTCGGCAAGCTCCTCAAGCAGGAGGAGAAGAAGGTCGCGCGGGTCGCCCCCGGCGTCCCGGTCCACCTGTGGACCGTCGGCGACGGCGACGGCCAGGTCCCGGTGCGCAAGATCGCGGGCAAGCTCACCCGGATGAAGCCGGTGCTCAGCAAGCAGGAGGTCTCGGTCGTCAACAAGCGCCTGACCTCGCTCGGCGGCATCCGGCCCCCGATCCCCAAGGGCGTCGACCCCACCAAGGCCCGCATGGACCGCAAGGCGATGCGCGGCCGCTGA
- a CDS encoding RDD family protein, translated as MTTPADPDRARAEALDPSFGRRIAAFVVDWVLSALVTFVVLPYDLLLDPGQRPAMLLGIPQSSWVTLGVFVLLNVVLVSLTGSTVGHRLLGLQVWQVRPGAFPVQVVVRSLLAGLFLPGLVRAGDGRLLHDYVAGTRLVRPGAEDSRDRRSA; from the coding sequence GTGACGACGCCCGCCGACCCGGACCGCGCCCGCGCAGAGGCTCTCGACCCGTCGTTCGGCCGGCGCATCGCGGCGTTCGTCGTCGACTGGGTGCTCTCGGCCCTGGTGACCTTCGTGGTCCTGCCGTACGACCTCTTGCTGGACCCTGGTCAGCGGCCGGCGATGCTCCTCGGCATCCCGCAGAGCTCATGGGTGACCCTCGGCGTCTTCGTGCTGCTCAACGTGGTGCTGGTCTCGCTCACGGGCAGCACCGTCGGCCACCGCCTGCTGGGGCTGCAGGTGTGGCAGGTGCGCCCCGGGGCGTTCCCGGTGCAGGTCGTGGTGCGCTCACTGCTGGCGGGCCTGTTCCTGCCGGGGCTGGTGCGCGCCGGCGACGGCCGCCTGCTGCACGACTACGTGGCCGGCACCCGCCTCGTGCGACCCGGCGCCGAGGACTCCCGCGACCGCCGCTCCGCGTAG
- a CDS encoding HNH endonuclease signature motif containing protein has translation MTATTGPQDVVSAARVARQVLSDALSPGEVCGSQEEWAQALGELQAVMDTATAAQDAAIVRLAAIEPEVLDDGEVIETHRALGHVALDAPAMVSWTLNVSAVQAERRVRAAVRMAADGPEGTPTETGLRGLHTAMGAGRLDAYRASVVATELEEAPAEVAASVVAGLHEYFGSEDGPRLRRRVRRMLARISPDLVRQRAVRARSECRLERWVGEPGVDTWHGTFPSEEAAQAWAAIDALAQQYVTDGVCDRVDRARAKALTDLVAGNATIDVQIVHTIAAEVPTAAGSARGTRASEGASDDLVDVGAPASEAGASKAAPGDLVEVTGLRPGEPTLVSRAWLDHASAPHPTSDTSAGRAAPRPRGEPRGGLAPCDPLTDALLDPDGALTTDTYRPGKALAALVRARDGHCRFPGCHVAARFCDLDHVTPWPTGPTSAANLVCLCRRHHRIKQRPGWQAVLHPDATLTWTDPTGRNRTTHPVDHLHRAVLPDRGSDPAPITYNPRLVTPDAPHSTLEYHLEHNPGPPPARPRIRCRIDHHHPTAARAHLAYTSAHPPRRRALPPPDDPPF, from the coding sequence ATGACAGCGACTACTGGTCCGCAGGATGTCGTGTCGGCCGCGCGGGTCGCGCGCCAGGTGCTGTCGGATGCTCTCAGCCCCGGCGAGGTGTGCGGGTCGCAGGAGGAGTGGGCGCAGGCTCTCGGTGAGCTGCAGGCCGTGATGGACACCGCGACCGCCGCCCAGGATGCCGCGATCGTGCGGCTGGCGGCGATCGAGCCCGAGGTCCTCGACGACGGGGAGGTCATCGAGACCCACCGGGCGCTCGGGCACGTCGCCCTTGATGCACCCGCGATGGTGTCGTGGACGCTCAATGTGTCGGCGGTGCAGGCCGAGCGGCGGGTGCGGGCCGCGGTCCGGATGGCCGCCGACGGGCCTGAAGGCACCCCCACCGAGACCGGGCTTCGTGGGTTGCACACCGCGATGGGTGCCGGGCGGTTGGACGCCTACCGGGCGTCGGTGGTCGCGACCGAGCTCGAGGAGGCACCGGCCGAGGTCGCCGCGTCCGTGGTCGCCGGTCTGCACGAGTACTTCGGCAGCGAGGACGGACCGCGGCTGCGGCGCCGGGTCCGTCGGATGCTGGCCCGGATCTCCCCGGACCTGGTGCGCCAACGCGCCGTGCGGGCCCGGTCCGAGTGCCGCCTCGAACGGTGGGTCGGCGAACCCGGGGTCGACACCTGGCACGGCACCTTCCCCTCCGAAGAAGCCGCCCAGGCGTGGGCCGCGATCGACGCCCTCGCGCAGCAGTACGTCACCGACGGCGTGTGCGACCGGGTCGACCGGGCGAGGGCGAAGGCCCTGACCGACCTGGTGGCGGGGAACGCGACCATCGACGTCCAGATCGTCCACACCATCGCGGCCGAGGTCCCCACAGCTGCTGGGTCCGCGCGGGGGACCAGGGCCAGCGAGGGAGCTTCGGACGACCTGGTGGACGTCGGTGCGCCCGCGAGCGAGGCTGGGGCGAGCAAGGCAGCGCCCGGCGACCTGGTCGAGGTCACCGGCCTCCGCCCCGGCGAACCCACCCTGGTCTCCCGCGCGTGGCTCGACCATGCCAGCGCCCCGCACCCGACCTCCGACACCAGCGCCGGCCGGGCCGCACCCCGCCCGCGGGGCGAACCCCGCGGGGGCCTCGCCCCGTGTGACCCGCTCACCGACGCGCTGCTCGACCCCGACGGCGCCCTCACCACCGACACCTACCGGCCCGGCAAAGCCCTGGCCGCCCTGGTCCGCGCCCGCGACGGGCACTGCCGGTTCCCCGGCTGCCACGTCGCCGCCCGCTTCTGCGACCTCGACCACGTCACCCCCTGGCCCACCGGCCCGACATCAGCAGCCAACCTGGTCTGCCTCTGCCGCCGACACCACCGCATCAAACAACGCCCCGGCTGGCAGGCGGTTCTCCACCCCGACGCCACCCTCACCTGGACCGACCCCACCGGCCGGAACCGCACCACCCACCCCGTCGACCACCTCCACCGCGCCGTCCTACCCGACCGGGGAAGCGACCCCGCCCCCATCACCTACAACCCCCGCCTCGTCACCCCCGACGCACCCCACAGCACCCTCGAGTACCACCTCGAACACAACCCGGGCCCACCACCAGCAAGACCCCGCATCCGCTGCCGCATCGACCACCACCACCCGACAGCCGCTCGCGCCCACCTCGCCTACACCTCGGCCCATCCGCCCAGGCGACGAGCGCTGCCACCACCGGACGACCCGCCGTTCTGA
- the glnA gene encoding type I glutamate--ammonia ligase, translated as MFSSADEVLAFIKSEDVKFVDIRFCDLPGVMQHFNVPAQTVDQDFFLNGQMFDGSSIRGFQAIHESDMKLIPDPTTAYLDPFRVEKTLIMNFSIVDPFTGEAYSRDPRNIAAKAEAYLKSTGIADTAFFGAEAEFYVFDDVRFETKANASYYYIDSVEAAWNTGRAEDGGNRGYKTRFKGGYFPVPPVDHFADTRDKICLNLADVGLVVERSHHEVGTAGQQEINYRFNTLLLSGDDMMKFKYVVKNTVWNEGKTATFMPKPIFGDNGSGMHTHQSLWKDGEPLFYDERGYGGLSDIARWYIGGLLKHAPALLAFTNPTINSYHRLVPGYEAPVNLVYSARNRSACVRIPITGDNPKAKRIEFRVPDPSSNPYLCFAAQLMAGLDGIKNRIEPPEPVDKDLYELPPEEHEAIEQVPGSLPAVLDALEADHEFLLQGDVFTSDLIETWIDYKRVHEVDPIRFRPHPHEFEMYFDI; from the coding sequence GTGTTCAGCTCCGCTGACGAGGTCCTCGCTTTCATCAAGTCCGAGGACGTGAAGTTCGTCGACATCCGCTTCTGCGACCTTCCCGGCGTCATGCAGCACTTCAACGTGCCCGCGCAGACGGTCGACCAGGACTTCTTCCTCAACGGCCAGATGTTCGACGGGTCCTCGATCCGCGGCTTCCAGGCCATCCACGAGTCCGACATGAAGCTCATCCCGGACCCGACGACGGCCTACCTCGACCCGTTCCGGGTCGAGAAGACGCTGATCATGAACTTCAGCATCGTCGACCCGTTCACCGGCGAGGCCTACAGCCGCGACCCCCGCAACATCGCGGCCAAGGCCGAGGCCTACCTGAAGTCCACGGGCATCGCCGACACCGCCTTCTTCGGTGCCGAGGCCGAGTTCTACGTCTTCGACGACGTGCGCTTCGAGACCAAGGCCAACGCCAGCTACTACTACATCGACTCCGTCGAGGCCGCCTGGAACACCGGGCGCGCGGAGGACGGCGGCAACCGCGGCTACAAGACCCGCTTCAAGGGTGGCTACTTCCCCGTCCCGCCGGTCGACCACTTCGCCGACACCCGCGACAAGATCTGCCTCAACCTCGCCGACGTCGGCCTCGTCGTCGAGCGCAGCCACCACGAGGTCGGCACCGCGGGTCAGCAGGAGATCAACTACCGCTTCAACACCCTGCTCCTCTCGGGCGACGACATGATGAAGTTCAAGTACGTCGTCAAGAACACCGTCTGGAACGAGGGCAAGACCGCCACGTTCATGCCGAAGCCCATCTTCGGCGACAACGGCTCGGGGATGCACACGCACCAGTCGCTCTGGAAGGACGGCGAGCCGCTCTTCTACGACGAGCGCGGCTACGGCGGCCTTTCGGACATCGCGCGCTGGTACATCGGCGGCCTGCTCAAGCACGCCCCCGCGCTGCTGGCGTTCACGAACCCGACGATCAACAGCTACCACCGGCTGGTCCCGGGCTACGAGGCGCCGGTCAACCTGGTGTACTCGGCCCGTAACCGCTCGGCCTGCGTGCGCATCCCGATCACGGGTGACAACCCCAAGGCCAAGCGCATCGAGTTCCGCGTGCCCGACCCGAGCTCGAACCCCTACCTGTGCTTCGCGGCGCAGCTGATGGCCGGCCTCGACGGCATCAAGAACCGCATCGAGCCCCCGGAGCCGGTCGACAAGGACCTCTACGAGCTGCCGCCCGAGGAGCACGAGGCCATCGAGCAGGTCCCCGGCTCGCTCCCGGCCGTGCTCGACGCGCTCGAGGCCGACCACGAGTTCCTGCTCCAGGGTGACGTGTTCACCTCGGACCTCATCGAGACGTGGATCGACTACAAGCGGGTCCACGAGGTCGACCCGATCCGCTTCCGGCCCCACCCGCACGAGTTCGAGATGTACTTCGACATCTGA
- a CDS encoding MerR family transcriptional regulator — MTVPAPDDDRGVYGISVAAGLVGMGVQNLRLYEARGLLEPQRTDGGTRRYSANDLDRLRRIGDLLAAGLNLAGIGMVLHLEAENARLRGTQGPRPGSR, encoded by the coding sequence ATGACAGTGCCCGCTCCCGACGACGACCGCGGGGTGTACGGGATCTCGGTGGCGGCCGGCCTGGTCGGCATGGGGGTGCAGAACCTGCGCCTGTACGAGGCCCGCGGTCTGCTCGAGCCGCAGCGCACCGACGGGGGCACCCGCCGCTACAGCGCGAACGACCTCGACCGCCTTCGACGGATCGGGGACCTGCTCGCGGCCGGTCTCAACCTGGCCGGCATCGGCATGGTCCTGCACCTGGAGGCCGAGAACGCTCGGCTGCGCGGTACGCAGGGCCCTCGGCCCGGCTCGAGGTGA
- a CDS encoding Hsp20/alpha crystallin family protein yields MLIRTDPFRELDRLTHQLLTPQGTLARPAAMPMDAWHEGDTFYVELDLPGVSQDSIDIDVERNVVTVRAERPSRASDAQLLVAERPRGMFSRQLVLGENLDTERVEASYDGGVLTLQIPVAEHAKPRKIEISSKNEGRRAISA; encoded by the coding sequence ATGTTGATCCGCACCGACCCGTTCCGTGAGCTGGACCGCCTCACCCACCAGCTCCTCACCCCGCAGGGCACCCTGGCCCGGCCCGCGGCGATGCCGATGGACGCCTGGCACGAGGGTGACACCTTCTACGTCGAGCTCGACCTCCCCGGCGTCAGCCAGGACTCGATCGACATCGACGTGGAACGCAACGTGGTCACCGTCAGGGCCGAACGCCCGAGCCGGGCCAGCGACGCGCAGCTGCTGGTCGCGGAACGTCCGCGCGGAATGTTCAGCCGCCAGCTCGTCCTGGGCGAGAACCTCGACACCGAGCGCGTCGAGGCCAGCTACGACGGGGGCGTCCTGACGCTGCAGATCCCGGTCGCGGAGCACGCGAAACCGCGCAAGATCGAGATCAGCAGCAAGAACGAGGGTCGTCGCGCCATCAGCGCGTGA
- a CDS encoding APC family permease: MATDTSTAVETEQPQLKRHVGIVGLLFASIGSIIGSGWLFGALNASQEAGPAAVISWALGGVMVLAIALVYAELGVMFPVSGGVIRFPHLAFGSFASYTTGWITWVGASTTAPIEVLAALQYGTKYAPFTVEAQAGGQTVHTLTGLGYAVAVLLMAVFVVINYFGIRWFARINNTLVWWKLGIIVLVIVAFFATAFHGENFTSHGFKPSGWHGVFSAIATSGIVFSYLGFRQGVELAGETDNPRRNVPIAVIGSVLVTAVIYIALQVAFIGALEPSLLSGADAWANLSFENDFGPLAALATALGLGWLAVLLYIDAIISPGDTGLIYTTLTSRLSYAMARNGNAPQRLARTTERGVPLFSLVVTFVVGLIVFLPFPSWQQLVGFITSATVLSFASGPLVLTALRKRVPDHPRPFRLPGGHVLPLLAFWASNLIVYWSGWLTGWKLYVAVLLGFVLLGLFKLFGGVRQGPLHFWNGFAWLFPWLGGLALISYLGNFPEKSAGAGNLGLLNFEWSALLLGALSVVVYLIADRVALPAEVVRENIEESKQEAALEDAELGA, translated from the coding sequence ATGGCGACGGACACCTCGACCGCGGTCGAGACGGAACAACCGCAGCTCAAGCGGCATGTAGGGATCGTCGGTCTGCTCTTCGCGAGCATCGGTTCGATCATCGGGTCGGGCTGGCTGTTCGGGGCGCTCAACGCCTCGCAGGAGGCCGGCCCGGCCGCGGTCATCTCATGGGCCCTGGGTGGGGTGATGGTCCTGGCCATCGCGCTCGTGTACGCCGAGCTGGGGGTGATGTTCCCGGTGTCCGGCGGGGTGATCCGCTTCCCCCACCTGGCCTTCGGCTCGTTCGCCAGCTACACCACCGGCTGGATCACCTGGGTGGGGGCGAGCACGACCGCGCCCATCGAGGTGCTCGCAGCGCTGCAGTACGGCACCAAGTACGCCCCCTTCACCGTCGAGGCGCAGGCCGGTGGCCAGACGGTGCACACCCTGACCGGGCTCGGCTACGCGGTCGCCGTGCTGCTGATGGCCGTGTTCGTGGTGATCAACTACTTCGGCATCCGCTGGTTCGCGCGGATCAACAACACCCTGGTGTGGTGGAAGCTCGGGATCATCGTGCTCGTCATCGTGGCGTTCTTCGCCACCGCGTTCCACGGCGAGAACTTCACCAGCCACGGGTTCAAGCCGTCGGGCTGGCACGGTGTCTTCAGCGCGATCGCCACCTCCGGGATCGTGTTCTCCTACCTCGGCTTCCGTCAGGGTGTCGAGCTGGCCGGTGAGACCGACAACCCCCGCAGGAACGTCCCCATCGCCGTCATCGGCTCGGTCCTGGTCACGGCGGTCATCTACATCGCGCTGCAGGTCGCCTTCATCGGCGCGCTGGAGCCGAGCCTGCTCTCCGGCGCCGACGCGTGGGCCAACCTGAGCTTCGAGAACGACTTCGGGCCGCTGGCGGCCCTGGCCACCGCCCTCGGGCTGGGCTGGCTGGCGGTACTGCTCTACATCGACGCGATCATCTCGCCCGGGGACACCGGGCTGATCTACACGACGCTCACCTCGCGGCTGTCCTACGCGATGGCCCGCAACGGGAACGCCCCTCAGCGCCTGGCGAGGACCACGGAGCGGGGCGTCCCGCTGTTCAGCCTGGTCGTGACGTTCGTGGTGGGCCTCATCGTGTTCCTGCCGTTCCCGAGCTGGCAGCAGCTGGTCGGGTTCATCACCTCGGCCACGGTCCTGTCCTTCGCGTCCGGGCCGCTGGTGCTCACCGCCCTGCGCAAGCGCGTCCCGGACCACCCGCGTCCCTTCCGGCTGCCCGGCGGTCACGTCCTCCCGCTCCTGGCGTTCTGGGCCTCGAACCTGATCGTGTACTGGTCGGGGTGGCTGACCGGATGGAAGCTCTACGTCGCGGTGCTGCTCGGGTTCGTCCTCCTGGGCCTGTTCAAGCTCTTCGGCGGGGTCCGTCAGGGGCCGCTGCACTTCTGGAACGGCTTCGCGTGGCTGTTCCCCTGGCTGGGCGGCCTGGCGCTGATCTCCTACCTGGGGAACTTCCCGGAGAAGTCCGCGGGCGCCGGGAACCTCGGGCTGCTGAACTTCGAGTGGTCGGCGCTGCTCCTCGGCGCGCTGTCGGTGGTCGTCTACCTCATCGCCGACCGGGTGGCCCTGCCGGCCGAGGTCGTCCGGGAGAACATCGAGGAGTCCAAGCAGGAAGCGGCCCTCGAGGACGCCGAGCTGGGTGCGTAG
- a CDS encoding universal stress protein, which yields MHHVTPVGSVVVAVDVDAPVEPVLAAAAALAASTRRPLHVVNATGVGIVPWTAPMLQRQEAKLRELRDRLATLGEMSVTSCTALESPAAAIVRASADAELVVIGSGRLGRLAGEVLGATTHQVAMHSRCPVLVVPDGLDLPEHGPVVVGVDTGEHSRPAIGLAFAEASRRSAPLVAVHAWWLEHPGAFDDASRWAGGEHPAYDAEELSVSEMMAGWAEKYPDVVVRTEILRGEPVPVIREVARSAQLLVVGSRGSGGFVGLLLGGVSSRLLHGSPCPVLVVPSAARPALEPAQPTSRVSTPA from the coding sequence GTGCACCATGTCACCCCGGTCGGGTCGGTCGTCGTCGCCGTCGACGTCGACGCACCCGTCGAACCGGTCCTCGCGGCGGCCGCTGCCCTCGCCGCCTCCACCCGCCGTCCGCTGCACGTCGTCAACGCCACCGGCGTCGGCATCGTCCCGTGGACTGCGCCGATGCTCCAGCGCCAGGAGGCCAAGCTCCGGGAGCTGCGCGACCGCCTGGCGACGCTGGGTGAGATGTCGGTGACCTCCTGCACCGCCCTGGAGAGTCCGGCGGCGGCGATCGTGCGGGCCAGTGCCGACGCCGAGCTCGTCGTCATCGGGTCGGGCCGGCTGGGCCGGCTGGCGGGCGAGGTGCTCGGCGCGACCACCCATCAGGTCGCCATGCACTCCCGGTGCCCGGTGCTCGTCGTCCCGGACGGCCTGGACCTGCCCGAGCACGGGCCGGTGGTCGTCGGCGTCGACACCGGCGAGCACAGCCGGCCGGCGATCGGCCTGGCCTTCGCGGAGGCGTCGCGCCGCTCGGCTCCCCTCGTCGCGGTCCACGCGTGGTGGCTGGAGCACCCGGGAGCCTTCGACGACGCGAGCCGCTGGGCGGGAGGCGAGCATCCCGCGTACGACGCCGAGGAGCTCTCGGTGTCCGAGATGATGGCGGGCTGGGCGGAGAAGTACCCGGACGTCGTGGTCCGCACCGAGATCCTCCGAGGCGAGCCGGTGCCGGTGATCCGCGAGGTCGCCCGCTCCGCGCAGCTGCTGGTGGTCGGCTCCCGGGGCAGCGGGGGCTTCGTCGGCCTCCTCCTCGGCGGGGTCAGCAGCCGTCTGCTGCACGGCAGCCCGTGCCCGGTGCTCGTGGTCCCGTCCGCAGCCCGGCCGGCACTGGAGCCGGCGCAGCCCACCTCGCGGGTCTCCACCCCCGCGTGA
- a CDS encoding thioesterase family protein, translated as MAYFERLGATRFRATERTSGAWREDEQHISPALGLMAHLVEQHRDARREDGMAVARLCYDILGTVPVAEVEVGVRVVRPGRTIELVEATLAHAGRPVVLLRAWLMAQRDTAAVAGTALPSIPGPDELEPWTPSATWPGGFIGSVELRRHLEEPGRGWFWVRTDVPLLADEPVSTLARTAGLLDIANGMTVRADPRDVHYPNIDLTAHLLRLPAEGWLGVDATVTFDANGIGLTSSRLHDESGPLGALAQTLTVRPR; from the coding sequence GTGGCGTACTTCGAGCGGCTGGGCGCGACCCGGTTCCGGGCCACCGAGCGCACCAGCGGCGCCTGGCGCGAGGACGAGCAGCACATCTCGCCGGCCCTGGGCCTGATGGCGCACCTGGTCGAGCAGCACAGAGACGCCCGGCGCGAGGACGGCATGGCGGTGGCCCGGCTCTGCTACGACATCCTCGGGACGGTGCCGGTGGCCGAGGTCGAGGTCGGGGTGCGGGTGGTGCGCCCCGGGCGGACCATCGAGCTGGTGGAGGCGACCCTGGCCCATGCGGGGCGTCCCGTCGTCCTCCTACGGGCCTGGCTGATGGCGCAGCGTGACACCGCTGCGGTGGCCGGCACCGCGCTGCCGTCCATCCCCGGCCCCGACGAGCTCGAGCCGTGGACGCCGAGTGCCACCTGGCCCGGCGGGTTCATCGGGTCGGTCGAGCTACGGCGCCATCTCGAGGAGCCCGGTCGCGGCTGGTTCTGGGTGCGCACCGATGTGCCCCTCCTGGCCGACGAGCCGGTGAGCACGCTGGCGCGCACGGCCGGGCTGCTCGACATCGCCAACGGGATGACCGTGCGCGCCGACCCGCGCGACGTGCACTACCCGAACATCGACCTGACGGCCCACCTGCTGAGGCTGCCGGCCGAGGGATGGCTGGGCGTGGATGCGACGGTGACGTTCGACGCCAACGGGATCGGCCTCACCAGCAGCCGGCTCCACGACGAGAGCGGCCCGCTCGGCGCGCTCGCCCAGACCCTGACCGTCCGCCCCCGCTGA
- a CDS encoding NAD-dependent epimerase/dehydratase family protein, whose protein sequence is MSDSPTGPVPSSTSSSVPSSTSSSAPSSAPSSSAAAAALPRRVAVTGAHGKLGRAVVTHLRGIGLDVLAIDRDPAGDPRDVRGEFVVADLTDYGQVVEAFGGGVDEHAAVDAVVHLAAIPAPGMTTNAATFANNSAATYNVFAAVRALGITTLVWASSETVLGLPFDTPPPYAPVDEEYAPRPESTYSLNKALEEEMAGHFCRWQPELVAVGLRFSNVMDVEDYAQFPSFDADPQLRRWNLWGYIDARDGAQAVEKALAYDVPGAEVFVIANADTVMSRSSASLMAEVYPDVPVTRELGEHETLLGIDKARQVLGYEPQHSWRDHVG, encoded by the coding sequence ATGAGCGACTCCCCCACCGGCCCCGTCCCGTCGTCCACCTCGTCGTCCGTCCCGTCGTCCACCTCGTCGTCCGCCCCGTCGTCCGCCCCGTCGTCCAGCGCGGCGGCCGCCGCCCTGCCCCGCCGCGTCGCCGTCACCGGCGCCCACGGCAAGCTCGGCCGCGCCGTCGTGACGCACCTGCGCGGCATCGGCCTCGACGTCCTGGCCATCGACCGCGACCCGGCCGGCGACCCCCGCGACGTCCGCGGCGAGTTCGTCGTCGCCGACCTCACCGACTACGGCCAGGTGGTCGAGGCCTTCGGGGGCGGGGTCGACGAGCACGCGGCCGTCGACGCGGTGGTGCACCTGGCCGCCATCCCGGCCCCCGGGATGACGACGAACGCCGCCACCTTCGCCAACAACTCGGCCGCGACCTACAACGTGTTCGCCGCTGTCCGCGCCCTCGGCATCACCACGCTGGTGTGGGCCTCGAGCGAGACCGTGCTGGGCCTGCCGTTCGACACCCCGCCGCCCTACGCGCCCGTCGACGAGGAGTACGCGCCGCGGCCGGAGTCGACGTACTCGCTGAACAAGGCCCTCGAGGAGGAGATGGCCGGGCACTTCTGCCGCTGGCAGCCCGAGCTGGTGGCGGTCGGCCTGCGCTTCTCGAACGTCATGGACGTCGAGGACTACGCGCAGTTCCCGTCCTTCGACGCCGACCCGCAGCTGCGGCGCTGGAACCTGTGGGGCTACATCGACGCGCGCGACGGCGCCCAGGCCGTCGAGAAGGCCCTGGCCTACGACGTGCCCGGGGCGGAGGTGTTCGTCATCGCCAACGCCGACACCGTGATGAGCCGTTCGAGCGCGAGCCTGATGGCCGAGGTCTACCCCGACGTGCCGGTGACCAGGGAGCTCGGTGAGCACGAGACGCTCCTCGGCATCGACAAGGCCCGGCAGGTCCTCGGGTACGAGCCCCAGCACTCCTGGCGCGACCACGTCGGCTGA
- a CDS encoding class II aldolase/adducin family protein: protein MSANPSSESTSEAAAGAGPGLAEILDQLVDAGRQVVARGLVQASGGNLSARVPGTDRFVVTATGTWLDRLTPDDFAELTPGGDRVGGAARPSVEWKLHQRTYAVRQDVRAIVHLHPQHVLLVDMLGAPIRFTTLDHQYYLGSAGRVPFMPSGSDELARAAAEAARDHDAVVLAHHGCSALGDTVTMALRRALNLEEAAAMTYRLLQAGDRATDFPAEWKGRIIDV from the coding sequence GTGAGCGCGAACCCGTCGTCCGAGAGCACCTCCGAGGCCGCCGCGGGGGCCGGCCCCGGGCTCGCCGAGATCCTCGACCAGCTCGTCGACGCGGGCCGGCAGGTGGTGGCCCGTGGGCTGGTGCAGGCCAGCGGTGGCAACCTCTCGGCCCGGGTGCCCGGCACCGACCGGTTCGTCGTCACCGCCACCGGCACCTGGCTCGACCGCCTCACCCCGGACGACTTCGCCGAGCTCACCCCGGGCGGCGACCGGGTGGGTGGGGCGGCACGCCCGTCGGTGGAGTGGAAGCTGCACCAGCGCACCTACGCCGTGCGCCAGGACGTGCGGGCCATCGTGCACCTGCACCCGCAGCACGTCCTCCTGGTCGACATGCTCGGTGCGCCGATCCGGTTCACCACCCTGGACCACCAGTACTACCTGGGCAGTGCCGGGCGGGTGCCGTTCATGCCCTCGGGCAGCGACGAGCTCGCCCGGGCCGCCGCCGAGGCCGCCCGCGACCACGACGCCGTGGTGCTGGCCCACCACGGCTGCTCGGCCCTCGGCGACACCGTGACGATGGCCCTGCGCCGGGCGTTGAACCTCGAGGAGGCGGCCGCGATGACCTACCGGCTGCTGCAGGCGGGCGACCGCGCCACCGACTTCCCGGCGGAGTGGAAGGGCCGCATCATCGACGTCTGA